GCCGGGAGCCTTCCCCGGCCCCACCTTCGCGATCAACGTGACGGGCTCGCTGGTCATGGGTCTCGTCGCGGGCGCGGTGATGTTCCACGGCGCTGATCACAACTGGCAGATGGTGATCGGCACGGGACTGCTCGGCGGGTACACCACGTTCTCGACGTCGGTCCTGGAGACCGTCCGTACCGGTGGCCGACGCGGGCTGGTGTACGCAGTGCTGACACTCGTCGGTTCGGTCGGAGCGTGTGCGGTGGGGCTTGCCGCGGCGTGGGCCGTCTGACGGACGACTCTCAGTCGTTCAGCGGCGTGGGGGAGCGGAGCGCCGGCGTCACGAAGCGCTCGATCATCGTCCTCTCGTCGTCGGCCGAGGAGGGGACGATGAGGAGCGAGACGATCACGCGAACGATCCAGCCCGCAGCCGTCGCGTCACGAGTGAACGCTGTTGTGATCGCTCCGACGGAGTCGGACGACAATGCGAGTTCGCTGGTCAGACCGGCGCCGGCCGAGGTGAACCAGGCGGTCAGCGCAGGATCGGCACGGACCTCGGCGAGGGCGATCAGCACTCCCTCGGTGACTCGTTCAGGGCCGTCGTCGATTCCTGCCAGACGGGCCTCGATCGTTGAGGAGATCTCTCCCGCGACCTGTGCGATGTACGCCAGTTGCAGCGCAGTCCGGCTGTCGAAATGCCGGTACAGCGTCGCGCGTGAACATCCAGCCGCTGCTGCGAGGTCCGACATCGACACGTCGCCCCCGTGCTCGGCGAACTGCTCGGCAGCCACCTGCAGGATGCGGTCACGCGCGGCGGAGCGTCGTGCGCCGGTCCACTCGGAGGTCATGCGGTGAAGGGTACTGACAACGGGCGACGCACGTAGTTGCCCGGCGCCCAGACGATTCCGTCCACATCCACCTCGAAGTCTGGGCATCGGCTAACGAGTTCAGTGAGGGCGACGGTGGCCTGCATGCGAGCGGCGGCCGCGCCGAGGCAATGATGCGAGCCGTGACTGAAGGTGAGCAGGCCGGGCGGATCTCGCCGGACGTCGAGTTGGTCGGCGTCCGGACCGTGGAGACGCTCGTCGCGATTGGCGGAGGCGTAACAGAGCAGGACCTTTCGGCCGGCGGGGATCGTCGCCGTGGGGTAGTCGATGTCGCGGGTCGTGGTCCGCGCGAGGCCCTGAACTGGGGAGGTCAGTCGCAGCAACTCGGTGACTGCAGTCCCGATGAGTTCCGGTTCGTCGATCAGGATCTGACGTTGGTCGCGATGCTCGGTGAGCAGGGCTGCCGAACCGCCGAGCATGCCGGTCGTCGTGTCGTTGCCGCCTGCGACCATCGTGAATGCGAACGCGAGCACCGACAGCAGCCCTGCCGAGTCGGTGGCGATTCCCGCGTCTACGAGGTGGGACACGGTGTCGTCGCCGGGGTGCTTGCGGCGGTGTTCGATGAGTTCGGCGAAGTATGCGGTGAGTTCGAGGACGGCGTCGGCGGCTGACGTCATCGCTGCACCGAGGTCCGCTCC
This genomic window from Gordonia sp. PDNC005 contains:
- a CDS encoding CrcB family protein, translated to MIPILTFLAGAVGAVLRFLVDDACRRRWPGAFPGPTFAINVTGSLVMGLVAGAVMFHGADHNWQMVIGTGLLGGYTTFSTSVLETVRTGGRRGLVYAVLTLVGSVGACAVGLAAAWAV
- a CDS encoding TetR/AcrR family transcriptional regulator, which gives rise to MTSEWTGARRSAARDRILQVAAEQFAEHGGDVSMSDLAAAAGCSRATLYRHFDSRTALQLAYIAQVAGEISSTIEARLAGIDDGPERVTEGVLIALAEVRADPALTAWFTSAGAGLTSELALSSDSVGAITTAFTRDATAAGWIVRVIVSLLIVPSSADDERTMIERFVTPALRSPTPLND
- a CDS encoding cytochrome P450, producing the protein MIIDSSHGYSLRSDDTWRDPFTMYSRLRADDPVHNVVPADRPSDDFWVLTRHADVMAAAKDWQTFSSAQGLTVTYGELHKIGLADNPPMVMQDPPVHTDFRKLVSRGFTPRQVVTLEPLVRDFVVERIERLRAEGSGDIAAELFKPLPSMVVAHYLGVPEEDRARFDAWTDAIVAANPGADLGAAMTSAADAVLELTAYFAELIEHRRKHPGDDTVSHLVDAGIATDSAGLLSVLAFAFTMVAGGNDTTTGMLGGSAALLTEHRDQRQILIDEPELIGTAVTELLRLTSPVQGLARTTTRDIDYPTATIPAGRKVLLCYASANRDERLHGPDADQLDVRRDPPGLLTFSHGSHHCLGAAAARMQATVALTELVSRCPDFEVDVDGIVWAPGNYVRRPLSVPFTA